The Panicum hallii strain FIL2 chromosome 5, PHallii_v3.1, whole genome shotgun sequence genome contains the following window.
AAAAAATTCAAGTTGGCAAAGCCCAGTATAATCTGATCAACAAACAATAAAGTAAACCCAAATCTAGCTAATGTAAAAAAGACAAACATACACATCTGATTTTGAAACAAGAGCTATGAGGGAATGACAACTGCCTAACTTGATTTGAGTTGGTGCAGTAAAAGCCTAACCAAGTTTTTCTTCATGAAGTTTTGAAATGAAGAAATCCTTGATTTGCTTCAAGTTTCATTGACATTTAATGAATGATAATAAGACAGAAATCATTCTAAAGAAAAAAAGGGAGAAAGGTCAGATGATTACACCATTATGAACCAACAGTATAAGGAACCCTATTATTATTTGCTAAAATCAAAAGCAGATGCACAGATCCGCTTGCTTGAGATTTTGATAGATACCTCGGATAGCAGGGTTGAGATAGTTTGTTTCGCCTTAAAAGGTCAAAAGACATACTCCCTCCAATCACAAATAAGTGATGTTTTGGGTTGTCTCAAGTAAAAGATGATATGAGTAGACTTGTCGCGAAATTTAGTTCCAGAAAAGGATATTTTGCTATGTTTGATAAATATTTTGCAAAGAAAGAATTAGTTGAAGTAGTATTTTGGATACGCTGTCAATGCCCCAAACATCACTTGTATCTAACTAGAGGGAGTAATTATTAAATGCTAAAAAACTTATAAAGAACCATGTCACTTTACAATACAATGGTTTAATGGAAATCATTTTCATAAAAGGTCCAACTAtctgttgatttcatctccccTAGTGAAAAGCCTATGTTCTTAAAGAAACTATAGTAGCTACTCTAGAGTTAGCTCAAGATAGTTAAGCCCTCGAAAATTTATACTCAAGGTGAAAGATGACCTACAGAACCTGACCAATTATCTCAGCAGTTTGCAAGGCTACCAGCCTAGCAGATTAGCAAGCATCTGATGACTTCTAGGACATTAAAATTCACCTCATAAATAAAATTGACCGCACTATCTTGTACAATTAGAATTTCAAAGTTCGTTAAGAAAATTACACTTGAACAATACTAAATTCTCACCAACTCTGATATTCTACAGTAGGCATGATAGTGTATGACTATACATTTTCAGATTAGTCTTCCAGCTTTCATCACAAATTAAGTCCTCGAATACCCTTCAGTCACACACTCTAAATGATACAAGATTCTATCTTTACCACACGATTTTTAACTAAAATTTATATGTATCATGAGTTGTGTCCACAGCACTATAGCAGTTACATCATGGAAGCAATCAACATATGAGTAACAAGTATCTGTTTATCTTTGAACATTAAAAGTTTCAAACACCAAATGGAATGGACAATAGAGCACTCAGGCTAAGACCAAGAGATACAGATAGTGTCATAATGCAGTTCACGTATTATTTTTATCCACATTATAAAAGGAAAAAAACAACTACCTTGCAAATCTCACGATGTACAAGAGCCTAACATATGACTTTGGCATCACTTGAACTGAAATTTATATCACAAGTTCCCAGAAATAAAAGAGCGTGTAACAATTCATTGTCAGCATCTCATATCATATAATGGATGAGGGGAATAACATCCATGTGCACCAGCAGATTAAAAAGACAATTAAGATATCCATACCATCAGCATTATTCATTTTGAAGTACCAAAACAAGAAAAGTAAACTCTCCATCTAACTTCATTTTGTCATGCATCCCAACAGCAAAAAATAATACCTGAGAGACCATAGATCTCTTACTCTATTGAGGCAAtgcctcctccacctccttccACCCATCAGCTTTATCCGGAAACTTCTCCTTCATCTTCTCAATGATCCCCTTTGCCTCATCGATCTTTGAGCTCCCAGCAAGCCCATTCACAAGCATCTTCATGGTCGAGAAGCATGGCACCAAATTCTTAGGTGCTATCTCATTGTATACGCCAAGCGCAGTATCAAAATCGCCACCCTTACACAGGTAATGAATGAACATATAATAGAAGTTGCAATCCCCAACAAGCCTCTTCATTCCCATCTCCTTGTACAGCCGCTTTGCTTCTTCCAAATTCCCCTCCTTAGAGAATCCATAAACCAAATGGCTGTAAGTCACCCAGCTTGGCTTTGTGCCCTTCTTCACCATCTCATTCAATAATGCCTTCGCCTCACCACTCCGACTGAGTTTGCACAGACTCTGCACCCTTACATTGTACACTTGAAGAGTCTCGCCACACCCATGCTTCTTCATGAGCTCTATCACCTTCCCAACGTCATCAAACCGCTCCTCTTTGTAGAAACCAGCGAGCGCAGTGGTAAACGTTGTGGCGTTGGGCTTCACACCCTTCTTgcacatttcgtcgaacaccgaATAGAAGGACCTTATGGTGCCGGACTCGgcgaaggatttgatgatggtgTTGAAGGTCTCGGTGTTGGGCTTCACGCCATGGGTGTCCGGGAATGTCTGGAAGATGCGGGCGGCCTCCGTGTGGTTTCCGGAGACGATGCACGCGAAAATGAGGGCGTTGAGGGAGCGGGTGGACGGGGAGGATTGGAAAGTGGAAATGGCATCGGGGAGGAGGCCGGCCTGGCCGAAGAGCACGATGGCGTGGGGCGCGTGGCGCCGGGTGAGGACGGTGGAGGCGAGGTCGCGGAGGGTGTCCGGGGCGGAGGAGAGCTTCGATGCGGCGAGCGACAGCGCGACGCGGTCGATGTGGACCTCCGGGgagagcgcggcggcgcggcagatGGAGAGGATCTGgtcggggggcggcggcggggaggactTGAGGAGGGAGATGGCGAGGCGGGTCTTCTGCACCGAGGTGAGGGGGGTGCTCGGGGAGGACGGGTTGAGGATGGAGCCCGGGGTGGGgggcggggcggtggcggcggccgaggccgcggccgtggagaggcggcggcgcaggaggtGGCGAACGGCAGCGGCCATGGCGGCGtcgggtttagggtttagaaTTGGGGCTGCTGCGAGTGAAATCTCCTTTTGGGTTTCTCATTTGCGTACGGGCCCACCTGTGTCAGTTCAAATGGCCCTTGTGCCCCCTCTCTTCTAGCGCTCACCAAATGTGCAGCGATTTCCATTTTCCAATAAAAAGAAATACAGCGATGCGGCGGCAAATTTCGGATGCGGCCTCATCACTCGTCAGCAGCAGGCTGTCATTCGCGGCGGCGATTGTGCATTTGTGCTGCTGTGCCAGGCCGAGCGGCGACAGAGGTGCGCGTAGGGGTAACGGATCACAGTTTACAGTGCTCTGTTCACGATTTAGGatgtgttcgtttcctccctcctttaaagtttagacccgtcacatcaaaaagaatattactatttataagtattaaataaaattaatAAAATTAGAACGCGTGCGCAATAGCAGAGACGGAGACAGGCCGCGAGGCAGGGATGTTAAGGGCGAGTGCTCGCTCCAAAATTGATGTCTTTGGTATTGCTTTGCTTACACTTTTGAAATGCCAGCATAGATGGGGAGGTAGAGCCTTGGCTAGTTGGCTTAAAACATGGAATCGGAGTTCAGAATCGCGGTGACCACTGGTCCATACAGGAAAGAGGAAATCGGCCTATTGACTGCAGATGAAGAGGGGAGCAGATTTGGCATGGTACTTGAGTTACCTGGTCTATCACCCTAATCATTCAGCTAGCTTTGTGACATCCACAGAAGAAGAGGCAGCACATTTCGCGTGGTATTTGAATTTGCTGCTCTATCGCCATTTCATTTCAGGTAGCTTTGTTTGTTCTATGATGGTAAACATCATGTACCATTAAATCAAGTGCTGAACCTATTACTCCTACTAAATCAGAGCCTCATTTGTGAGCTAGTATAACTTAGTTTGCCCCTGACCAAATGAGCAGTTAAGTAAGAAGTGTGGTCAGAAATTCACTTGAATTACATTTAACTTCTTAAATGTAGTTTTTTGTGGACGTTCATGAGTTGACTTCACCAAGATTCAGTGGGAATTTGGGATTCGGGGGCCATACTGTGAAGATCTTGCACAGTGTTAGTGCACCGAAAATGGATCCTGTAATAGCCATGTGAAGCTTCTTGCGTGTATTTGTTCGTCCATGTATGTCCATTTGTCTACTCGGTTACCATTCAACCTTATCAATCTTGTACTATTTTAAACAGGTTCAGTCAGTGATGGCATAGTAAAGTCAAAGTGTGTCGTGCCTTTGGACTCTGAAGAAATGAGCAAGTTCTACTCCATATGCCCAGATCAGTCTATGCTAGCTAGCTGTTCGTCAACTTCAACAATCACATTATACATTCTCGAAAGTTTCAAAGGTTATAGAGGATTGAATATTTCTCGAGAACATGTAAAATACTTGCACAATATATTATACATTCAGGTTCCTTCCAGACACTTCACCGGGCATGGCTGCACCACAAGCTTACACAGCACACGAGTTAAAATAACTATATTTGAGTCAAAATTGAGCATCAAAATTAACACCCCATGCCTATACCAAATCTTCAAAGTGAACGTGCACGCCTACCAGAACCAATTCACGAAACAGCTAACAACACATAGTAGCTTGACGGGCCGTATCTCCCTCCACATGCGCACGTCTTCCTCGCTCCCACCCGCGCACGTCCACACCTCGCGCGTCGACGGCGTCGCTCGCCGACGCAGTGACGTGCCGCGGAGTACAGCCAGCACCGGCTTGAGAGCTTTTTGAATTTTGCTTTTATATATAGCATTGCCTCCTTAGCTGCCAATCCATTGCACTGCGAGCCCACGAGGTAAACGGCCATCGGCCATGGCCTCGCTGTCCCAGTTGATCGCTAAGCCTGGCACCTTCTCTCCACGCTCTCCGAGATGTCCTCCTAGGCCTCGGCGCGCTCGGCGCCAGCGCCACCCTGAtgaccgcgcgccgcgccggcgccgacccCATCGCGACGCCGGACATCTCCACCTGCGGCCCTGCGGACCTCCCGCCGGGCGCCAACGTGCTGACGTGCTGCCCGCCGCCGTCCAACGCGCTGCCGGTGGACTTCGCCCCGCCCGGCGCCGCGTCCTCGCCGCTCCGCACGCGCCCCGCCGCGCACTCGGTCACCGCGGACTACGTCGCCAAGTTCAACGCCGGGATCGCGGCCATGAAGGCGCTCCCCGCCGACGACCCGCGAAGCTTCGCGGCGCAGGCGAGCGTGCACTGCGCCTACTGCGACGGGTCGTACAGCCCCGAGGGGTTCCCCGGGGTGGAGCTCCAGGTGCACAACTCGTGGCTCTTCTTCCCCTTCCACAGGTGCTACCTCTACTTCTTCGAGCGCATCCTGGGCAGCCTCATCGGCGACCCCAGCTTTGCCATTCCGTTCTGGAACTGGGACGCGCCGGACGGGATGCGCATGCCGGCCATGTACACCGACCGGTCCTCGCAGCTGTTCGATCCGCGGCGTGACGGGCGGCACGCGCCGCCGAAGCTGATCGATCTGGACTACAGCGGGAGGGAGCCGCGGTTCACTGACAACCAGCAGATCGATCATAACCTTCGGGTCATGTACCGTCAGGTAGGTCCACGGTGGTTTGACACTGACAAAAAATGGATGGCCTCACCGGCATCTCGTCAAAGCTGATCAGACTTGTTGGCGTGTCGATGGCCAGATGGTGTCGCTGAGCCCGACGCCGTCGCTCTTCTTCGGCAGCGCGTACCGCGCCGGTGACGAGCCGAACCAGGGGCCGGGGCCGGTGGAGAACATCCCGCACGGCCCGGTGCACATCTGGTGCGGCGACCCGAACCAGCCGGGCCGCGAGGACATGGGCAACTTCTACTCGTCCGGGAACGACCCGCTCTTCTACGCGCACCACGCCAACATCGACCGCATGTGGTCCGTCTGGAAGGGCCTCGACGCGCGGCGCCACACCGACCTCAACGACCCCGACTGGCTCGGCGCCTCCTTCCTCTTCTACGACGAGACCCCCAAGCTCGTGCGCATCCGCGTGCGCGACGTGCTCGACACCGGCGCGCTGCGGTACCGGTACCAGGACGTGCCGCTGCAGTGGAGGGCGGCCAGGCCGAccgtgacggcggcggcgacgcggagGGCGGACTCGCTCCTCACCCCCGCGGCGCAGGCCGCCGACGCCAAGAAGGCGGGCAAGCTCCCGATCACGCTGGAAGAGGCGGCGAGCGTGGCGGTGAAGAGGCCGGTCGCGGGAAGGAGGAGCAAAGCGGAGAAGGCGTCAAGGGAGGAGGTGCTCGTCATCGACGGCATCGAGGTGGACAGGGACGTGGCCGCCAAGTTCGACGTGTTCGTGAACGCTGAGGACCACGCCGCGGTGGGCTCTGGCGGTCGGGAGCTGGCGGGGAGCTTCGTGAACGTGCCGCACcggcacgggcacgggcacggcAAGAAGGGGAGAGGGATCAAGACCACGCTGCGGCTCGCGCTGAACGAGCAGCTCGAGGACCTCAAGGCCGAGGGTGACGAGAGCGTGGAGGTGATCCTCGTGCCGCGGCAAGgcaagggcaaggtgaaggtgGGAGGCGTCAGGATTGAGCTCATGCATTGATGATCGGTTTCCTGCTTCACTCGCTCTAGCTTGTAACAACAAAATGCCTGAAAAattcatttcagatgcaaaacAATAAAGCAGTTTCCCCCGCCCGAACGATTTCAGTAAGCAGAGTGCAGGAGGCATTGCTTGTGAGTTGTGAATTGTGATGCGTCTGCCTTTGTTTTGGCATTCCTGAATTTGTATGAAATCTCTGCTGTTGTGTCCCAAAGCTACTGATTACTGAACCATGAATCCATGGGCAAAATTAGAACTACAACATCGCACCATAGATCATCCTTGCGTTGCGTCATGAGTGAGTGATTTTTGTGTCTGACAGAGTGACAGTTGTTAGCTCAACTTCATGCTGCATTGCTGCTGAAAACCAGCATCAGTCAAGATTACTCCTTGAATGACGTTACATCCTGCCTACGTGGTGT
Protein-coding sequences here:
- the LOC112893496 gene encoding pentatricopeptide repeat-containing protein At1g61870, mitochondrial-like translates to MAAAVRHLLRRRLSTAAASAAATAPPPTPGSILNPSSPSTPLTSVQKTRLAISLLKSSPPPPPDQILSICRAAALSPEVHIDRVALSLAASKLSSAPDTLRDLASTVLTRRHAPHAIVLFGQAGLLPDAISTFQSSPSTRSLNALIFACIVSGNHTEAARIFQTFPDTHGVKPNTETFNTIIKSFAESGTIRSFYSVFDEMCKKGVKPNATTFTTALAGFYKEERFDDVGKVIELMKKHGCGETLQVYNVRVQSLCKLSRSGEAKALLNEMVKKGTKPSWVTYSHLVYGFSKEGNLEEAKRLYKEMGMKRLVGDCNFYYMFIHYLCKGGDFDTALGVYNEIAPKNLVPCFSTMKMLVNGLAGSSKIDEAKGIIEKMKEKFPDKADGWKEVEEALPQ
- the LOC112891881 gene encoding polyphenol oxidase, chloroplastic-like, giving the protein MRRQISDAASSLVSSRLSFAAAIVHLCCCARPSGDRDVLLGLGALGASATLMTARRAGADPIATPDISTCGPADLPPGANVLTCCPPPSNALPVDFAPPGAASSPLRTRPAAHSVTADYVAKFNAGIAAMKALPADDPRSFAAQASVHCAYCDGSYSPEGFPGVELQVHNSWLFFPFHRCYLYFFERILGSLIGDPSFAIPFWNWDAPDGMRMPAMYTDRSSQLFDPRRDGRHAPPKLIDLDYSGREPRFTDNQQIDHNLRVMYRQMVSLSPTPSLFFGSAYRAGDEPNQGPGPVENIPHGPVHIWCGDPNQPGREDMGNFYSSGNDPLFYAHHANIDRMWSVWKGLDARRHTDLNDPDWLGASFLFYDETPKLVRIRVRDVLDTGALRYRYQDVPLQWRAARPTVTAAATRRADSLLTPAAQAADAKKAGKLPITLEEAASVAVKRPVAGRRSKAEKASREEVLVIDGIEVDRDVAAKFDVFVNAEDHAAVGSGGRELAGSFVNVPHRHGHGHGKKGRGIKTTLRLALNEQLEDLKAEGDESVEVILVPRQGKGKVKVGGVRIELMH